A genomic stretch from Solenopsis invicta isolate M01_SB chromosome 15, UNIL_Sinv_3.0, whole genome shotgun sequence includes:
- the LOC105196942 gene encoding glycogen debranching enzyme isoform X4, translating into MTTETMFRHPSSLRSTTDEQIRVLTLNNGEHLDGILYRLKKGWIVEFRLGASLLGKALDVFINHPLSADKEFERHTYYQLQWVDESASIHLTLPGSFHYYVTDQVEGRIKSIASGYLLVDPELKVGQNEEKLPLDCIQIQTVLAKSLGPFSTWESKLLVALNSGYNAIHFTPIQELGQSKSSYSLKNQAMLNPLFNDNNKIITYHDIKTLTNKMRTEWKMLSICDIVLNHTANESPFLVSHPECTYNCINSPHLRPAYILDAVLFELTTQVASGAWEFKGIPTVVDTEDHLNAIRHALNTHFLPLVKIHEMYIVDINEIVTEFLNLARNEMPQDVNNTVTEDIIVIQDPAFRRLKSNVNMQLALKKYNTYRADCFDEETRLKRCAEDLKNKLQELNEVIINDVQNHLNAAVENSIAGIRYFRVQSDGPRLKEISEKHPLVPRYFTDYGAPKSLTERENIMYSSDGCYLMAHNGWVMNGDPLKNFAEPDSKVYIRRELIAWGDSVKLRYGQKPEDCPFLWQHMTAYVEQTAQIFDGVRLDNCHSTPIPVAEYMLDAARRIRPDLYVVAELFTNSDQKDNIFVNRLGITSLIREAMSAWDSHEQGRLVYRYGGEPVGAFLQSRNRPLVPSIAHALFMDVTHDNPSPVEKRSTFDLLPSAALVSMACCASGSNRGYDELVPHHIHVVDEERQYTSWTHDDITDNVEFVNSKTGIITAKKALNDLHYMLGQQKFSQVFVDQMDTDIVAVTRHSPTTHESVVLVTFTAFKHPDCNAHDLRRHVKPLRVEGIVEEIILEASLSHVDAKDGKSPFLSHQKYIKNENFINGLSEYTLSLKQHIQCCDSTIIEKVDSGDPKITQLNFVNFQPGSVIAIRVTLHANIIPALRKLQDTISQIISNEKSDLHDIISRMDFSDLNKTLYRCDQEERDETQGKFGVYNVPGYGPLVYAGLQGIVSLLADIRPNNDLGHPLCVNLRQGNWLIDYVWQRLKEDDGTKPLGMWLEQAMKPFELIPRYLVPSYFDVIIVNIYRILLDHCYNLMSNFVQNGTTFIKLLSLISVQMGGTVKSSQLPDLSPNLSPPKPKTKIYDGVAKQTCLTLSAGLPHFATGYTRNWGRDTFIALRGLFLLTGRHDEARFIILGFAGTLRHGLIPNLLDKGSNARYNCRDALWWWLYTIKCYVEEVSDGVHILSDKVSRLFPTDDSSALPAGQHDQSLYEVIQEALTIHFQGLCFRERNAGRQIDEHMTDRGFNNQIGVHPETGFIFGGNDANCGTWMDKMGSSEKAGNKGKPATPRDGSAVEIVGLSKCVLSFLAELYKQNLFPYGSVQRKSRDGNVITWSYKQWADKIQENFEKYFYVNEIPTPGELKPNLIHRRGIIKDSHGATQEWADFQLRPNFPIAMVVAPELFNPHHAWTALKKAEELLLGPLGMKTLDPADWAYNGYYDNSNDSTDTKVAQGWNYHQGPEWIWPIGYFLRARLHFASLIYDKDELHRTIESTETIISRHFIEASTNYWRGLPELTNKDGAYCADSCRTQAWSASTILEVLYDLQKLKRELQSEQMKSGY; encoded by the exons ATG ACAACTGAAACCATGTTCCGACATCCTTCGTCACTACGCTCCACGACTGATGAACAAATAAGAGTCCTAACTCTAAACAATGGGGAACATCTGGATGGAATATTATACAGATtgaaaaaag GTTGGATAGTTGAGTTTCGACTCGGAGCCTCCCTTCTTGGAAAAGCGCTTgatgtttttataaatcatcCGTTGTCGGCTGATAAGGAATTTGAGAGGCATACTTATTATCAATTACAATGGGTTGACGAATCGGCGAGCATACATTTAACTTTACCTGGATCATTCCATTATTATGTCACTGATCA AGTGGAGGGGCGCATAAAATCCATTGCATCCGGATACTTGCTGGTGGATCCTGAGTTGAAAGTTGGTCAAAATGAGGAGAAACTACCTCTTGATTGCATTCAAATCCAAACAGTTCTGGCAAAGAGTTTAGGACCTTTTTCTACATGGGAAAGTAAATTATTGGTAGCATTAAATTCTGGATATAATGCAATTCATTTTACGCCGATACAG GAATTAGGACAGTCTAAATCGTCATATAGCCTGAAGAATCAAGCCATGCTTAATCCcctttttaatgataataataagataattacTTATCACGATATCAAAACTCTCACAAATAAAATGCGAACTGAGTGGAAG ATGTTGAGCATATGCGACATTGTTTTAAATCACACAGCGAATGAGAGCCCTTTCTTGGTTTCTCATCCGGAATGCACGTACAACTGCATCAACAGTCCTCATTTACGTCCGGCATATATCTTGGATGCAGTACTGTTTGAATTGACAACCCAAGTGGCTTCTGGAGCCTGGGAATTTAAAGGTATTCCCACCGTGGTTGACACCGAGGATCATTTAAAT GCAATTCGTCACGCTCTCAACACTCATTTCTTGCCACTAGTAAAGATACACGAAATGTATATCGTCGATATCAACGAAATTGTAACAGAATTCTTAAACTTGGCGCGCAATGAAATGCCGCAAGACGTAAATAATACGGTGACGGAAGACATCATAGTGATTCAAGATCCTGCTTTTCGTAGATTAAAATCAAATGTAAATATGCAGCTCGCCCTGAAGAAGTATAACACGTACAG AGCCGATTGCTTTGATGAAGAGACTCGTTTGAAACGATGTGCAGAGGACTTGAAGAATAAATTACAAGAACTCAACGAAGTTATTATCAACGATGTACAAAACCATCTGAACGCTGCCGTTGAGAATAGTATTGCTGGAATAAGATATTTCAGAGTACAATCCGATGGTCCAAGACTCAAAGAGATTAGCGAGAAACATCCTCTTGTTCCAag ATACTTTACTGATTATGGCGCACCTAAATCTTTAACAGAAAGAGAAAACATAATGTATTCGAGTGATGGATGTTATCTCATGGCGCATAATGGTTGGGTCATGAATGGCGATCCTTTGAAGAATTTCGCGGAGCCCGATTCCAAAGTGTACATTCGAAGAGAACTTATTGCTTGGGGAGATAGCGTGAAACTTAG ATATGGGCAGAAACCAGAAGATTGTCCTTTCTTATGGCAGCATATGACGGCTTATGTGGAGCAAACAGCACAAATATTTGATGGTGTTCGACTAGACAATTGTCATTCCACCCCGATTCCTGTTGCTGAG TATATGCTTGACGCTGCACGACGAATCCGCCCAGATCTCTATGTTGTCGCAGAATTGTTCACCAATTCCGATCAAAAAGATAACATCTTTGTAAATCGTCTCGGCATCACATCTTTAATAAGAG AAGCTATGTCTGCATGGGACAGTCACGAACAAGGGAGATTAGTATATCGGTACGGAGGAGAGCCGGTTGGAGCATTTCTACAATCACGAAATCGGCCGTTAGTGCCGAGCATAGCCCACGCCCTGTTCATGGATGTGACCCACGACAATCCCAGTCCAGTGGAAAAACGAAGCACCTTTGATCTACTTCCGAGCGCTGCGCTTGTATCGATGGCATGTTGTGCCAGTGGCAGCAATCGCGGATATGACGAATTAGTGCCTCATCAT atACATGTAGTGGATGAGGAAAGGCAATACACTTCTTGGACGCACGATGATATAACGGACAATGTTGAGTTTGTTAACTCGAAAACTGGTATAATTACGGCTAAAAAGGCACTAAACGATCTTCATTACATGCTTGGTCaacaaaaattttcacaa GTATTCGTTGATCAAATGGATACTGACATAGTGGCTGTAACGAGACACTCGCCGACCACTCACGAGAGTGTAGTTCTGGTCACGTTCACGGCATTTAAACATCCAGATTGCAACGCTCACGATCTTCGAAGGCATGTAAAACCACTGAGAGTGGAGGGTATAGTGGAGGAAATTATTTTAGAAGCGTCGCTCTCGCACGTTGATGCCAA AGATGGCAAATCCCCTTTTCTTTCGCAtcagaaatatataaagaatgaAAACTTCATAAATGGATTGTCCGAATATACGTTGAGCCTTAAACAACATATACAGTGCTGCGACTCCACGATAATCGAGAAAGTCGATTCCGGCGATCCTAAGATCACGCAACTCAACTTTGTCAATTTCCAACCCGGTTCCGTTATAGCTATAcg aGTGACTCTCCACGCGAATATAATACCTGCTTTAAGGAAGCTCCAAGACACTATCTCGCAGAttatttcaaatgaaaaatcaGACTTACATGATATAATTTCTCGCATGGATTTCTCGGATTTGAATAAAACCTTGTACAGATGTGACCAAGAAGAACGAGATGAAACCCAAGGCAAATTTGGGGTATACAATGTGCCGGGATATGGACCGTTAGTATATGCTGGATTGCAAG GCATTGTATCCTTACTGGCTGATATTCGTCCGAATAACGATCTAGGACATCCCTTGTGTGTCAATCTTAGACAGGGTAACTGGTTGATAg ATTACGTGTGGCAGCGCTTAAAAGAAGATGACGGCACTAAACCTCTTGGCATGTGGCTTGAGCAAGCGATGAAACCATTCGAGTTAATCCCGAGATACCTTGTGCCAAGTTACTTTGATGTTATAATCGTGAACATTTATAGGATTCTATTGGATCATTGTTACAATTTGATGTCGAA cttTGTTCAGAATGGaactacatttattaaattactgaGTTTGATCTCGGTACAAATGGGTGGCACAGTAAAATCGTCGCAATTGCCGGATTTGTCGCCGAATCTCAGCCCGCCTAAGcctaaaactaaaatttatgaCGGAGTGGCTAAGCAAACGTGTTTAACGTTATCGGCAGGTTTGCCACACTTCGCGACTGGTTATACGAGAAATTGGGGTAGAGATACCTTCATCGCTCTGAGAGGGCTGTTTCTTCTGACAGGCAGGCATGACGAAGCAAGATTCATTATCCTTGGATTCGCCGGTACTTTGCGACATGGCCTGATACCTAATCTACTCGATAAAGGAAGCAATGCGAG ATACAATTGCCGCGACGCTCTATGGTGGTGGCTCTACACCATAAAATGTTACGTCGAAGAAGTCTCTGACGGTGTACATATCCTTTCTGATAAAGTCTCGAGATTGTTCCCAACTGATGATTCGTCAGCTTTGCCAGCGGGGCAACAT GATCAATCGTTGTACGAAGTAATTCAGGAAGCTCTCACAATACATTTTCAAGGTCTCTGCTTCAGAGAGAGAAATGCCGGGAGACAGATCGACGAGCACATGACCGACCGCGGATTTAATAATCAAATCGGCGTTCACCCCGAAACCGGCTTCATATTCGGCGGCAACGATGCCAATTGTGGCACCTGGATGGACAAGATGGGATCTTCCGAAAAAGCTGGTAATAAAGGCAAACCGGCTACTCCGAGAGACGGCTCCGCTGTAGAAATAGTCGGACTGAGCAAATGTGTTCTTAGTTTTTTGGCTGAGTTGTATAAGCAAAATCTTTTCCCGTACGGCAGCGTTCAACGTAAAAGTCGCGACG GTAACGTAATAACTTGGAGTTACAAGCAATGGGCCGACAAAATTCAAGAAAACTTCGAGAAGTACTTTTATGTGAATGAGATTCCCACGCCAGGCGAGTTGAAACCCAATTTGATCCATCGGCGAGGTATAATCAAGGACAGTCACGGAGCGACGCAAGAATGGGCAGATTTTCAGTTACGACCTAACTTTCCGATCGCAATGGTTGTG GCTCCGGAACTGTTTAATCCTCATCATGCTTGGACAGCGCTGAAGAAAGCGGAGGAGCTACTACTAGGACCATTGGGAATGAAGACGCTAGATCCTGCAGATTGGGCGTATAACGGTTATTACGACAATTCCAACGATAGCACCGATACTAAAGTAGCGCAGGGATGGAATTATCATCAGGGGCCT GAATGGATTTGGCCAATAGGATATTTTCTGCGAGCACGTTTGCATTTTGCGTCGTTAATCTACGATAAAGATGAATTACATCGTACGATCGAGTCGACCGAAACTATTATTTCACGACATTTCATCGAAGCGTCCACCAACTATTGGAGAGGCCTTCCTGAGCTCACTAACAAAGACGGAGCTTATTGCGCAGATAGCTGTCGCACCCAAGCGTGGAGCGCTTCAACTATATTAGAG GTACTATACGACTTGCAAAAGCTCAAACGGGAATTGCAATCTGAGCAAATGAAATCCGGGTATTGA
- the LOC105196942 gene encoding glycogen debranching enzyme isoform X5, which translates to MFRHPSSLRSTTDEQIRVLTLNNGEHLDGILYRLKKGWIVEFRLGASLLGKALDVFINHPLSADKEFERHTYYQLQWVDESASIHLTLPGSFHYYVTDQVEGRIKSIASGYLLVDPELKVGQNEEKLPLDCIQIQTVLAKSLGPFSTWESKLLVALNSGYNAIHFTPIQELGQSKSSYSLKNQAMLNPLFNDNNKIITYHDIKTLTNKMRTEWKMLSICDIVLNHTANESPFLVSHPECTYNCINSPHLRPAYILDAVLFELTTQVASGAWEFKGIPTVVDTEDHLNAIRHALNTHFLPLVKIHEMYIVDINEIVTEFLNLARNEMPQDVNNTVTEDIIVIQDPAFRRLKSNVNMQLALKKYNTYRADCFDEETRLKRCAEDLKNKLQELNEVIINDVQNHLNAAVENSIAGIRYFRVQSDGPRLKEISEKHPLVPRYFTDYGAPKSLTERENIMYSSDGCYLMAHNGWVMNGDPLKNFAEPDSKVYIRRELIAWGDSVKLRYGQKPEDCPFLWQHMTAYVEQTAQIFDGVRLDNCHSTPIPVAEYMLDAARRIRPDLYVVAELFTNSDQKDNIFVNRLGITSLIREAMSAWDSHEQGRLVYRYGGEPVGAFLQSRNRPLVPSIAHALFMDVTHDNPSPVEKRSTFDLLPSAALVSMACCASGSNRGYDELVPHHIHVVDEERQYTSWTHDDITDNVEFVNSKTGIITAKKALNDLHYMLGQQKFSQVFVDQMDTDIVAVTRHSPTTHESVVLVTFTAFKHPDCNAHDLRRHVKPLRVEGIVEEIILEASLSHVDAKDGKSPFLSHQKYIKNENFINGLSEYTLSLKQHIQCCDSTIIEKVDSGDPKITQLNFVNFQPGSVIAIRVTLHANIIPALRKLQDTISQIISNEKSDLHDIISRMDFSDLNKTLYRCDQEERDETQGKFGVYNVPGYGPLVYAGLQGIVSLLADIRPNNDLGHPLCVNLRQGNWLIDYVWQRLKEDDGTKPLGMWLEQAMKPFELIPRYLVPSYFDVIIVNIYRILLDHCYNLMSNFVQNGTTFIKLLSLISVQMGGTVKSSQLPDLSPNLSPPKPKTKIYDGVAKQTCLTLSAGLPHFATGYTRNWGRDTFIALRGLFLLTGRHDEARFIILGFAGTLRHGLIPNLLDKGSNARYNCRDALWWWLYTIKCYVEEVSDGVHILSDKVSRLFPTDDSSALPAGQHDQSLYEVIQEALTIHFQGLCFRERNAGRQIDEHMTDRGFNNQIGVHPETGFIFGGNDANCGTWMDKMGSSEKAGNKGKPATPRDGSAVEIVGLSKCVLSFLAELYKQNLFPYGSVQRKSRDGNVITWSYKQWADKIQENFEKYFYVNEIPTPGELKPNLIHRRGIIKDSHGATQEWADFQLRPNFPIAMVVAPELFNPHHAWTALKKAEELLLGPLGMKTLDPADWAYNGYYDNSNDSTDTKVAQGWNYHQGPEWIWPIGYFLRARLHFASLIYDKDELHRTIESTETIISRHFIEASTNYWRGLPELTNKDGAYCADSCRTQAWSASTILEVLYDLQKLKRELQSEQMKSGY; encoded by the exons ATGTTCCGACATCCTTCGTCACTACGCTCCACGACTGATGAACAAATAAGAGTCCTAACTCTAAACAATGGGGAACATCTGGATGGAATATTATACAGATtgaaaaaag GTTGGATAGTTGAGTTTCGACTCGGAGCCTCCCTTCTTGGAAAAGCGCTTgatgtttttataaatcatcCGTTGTCGGCTGATAAGGAATTTGAGAGGCATACTTATTATCAATTACAATGGGTTGACGAATCGGCGAGCATACATTTAACTTTACCTGGATCATTCCATTATTATGTCACTGATCA AGTGGAGGGGCGCATAAAATCCATTGCATCCGGATACTTGCTGGTGGATCCTGAGTTGAAAGTTGGTCAAAATGAGGAGAAACTACCTCTTGATTGCATTCAAATCCAAACAGTTCTGGCAAAGAGTTTAGGACCTTTTTCTACATGGGAAAGTAAATTATTGGTAGCATTAAATTCTGGATATAATGCAATTCATTTTACGCCGATACAG GAATTAGGACAGTCTAAATCGTCATATAGCCTGAAGAATCAAGCCATGCTTAATCCcctttttaatgataataataagataattacTTATCACGATATCAAAACTCTCACAAATAAAATGCGAACTGAGTGGAAG ATGTTGAGCATATGCGACATTGTTTTAAATCACACAGCGAATGAGAGCCCTTTCTTGGTTTCTCATCCGGAATGCACGTACAACTGCATCAACAGTCCTCATTTACGTCCGGCATATATCTTGGATGCAGTACTGTTTGAATTGACAACCCAAGTGGCTTCTGGAGCCTGGGAATTTAAAGGTATTCCCACCGTGGTTGACACCGAGGATCATTTAAAT GCAATTCGTCACGCTCTCAACACTCATTTCTTGCCACTAGTAAAGATACACGAAATGTATATCGTCGATATCAACGAAATTGTAACAGAATTCTTAAACTTGGCGCGCAATGAAATGCCGCAAGACGTAAATAATACGGTGACGGAAGACATCATAGTGATTCAAGATCCTGCTTTTCGTAGATTAAAATCAAATGTAAATATGCAGCTCGCCCTGAAGAAGTATAACACGTACAG AGCCGATTGCTTTGATGAAGAGACTCGTTTGAAACGATGTGCAGAGGACTTGAAGAATAAATTACAAGAACTCAACGAAGTTATTATCAACGATGTACAAAACCATCTGAACGCTGCCGTTGAGAATAGTATTGCTGGAATAAGATATTTCAGAGTACAATCCGATGGTCCAAGACTCAAAGAGATTAGCGAGAAACATCCTCTTGTTCCAag ATACTTTACTGATTATGGCGCACCTAAATCTTTAACAGAAAGAGAAAACATAATGTATTCGAGTGATGGATGTTATCTCATGGCGCATAATGGTTGGGTCATGAATGGCGATCCTTTGAAGAATTTCGCGGAGCCCGATTCCAAAGTGTACATTCGAAGAGAACTTATTGCTTGGGGAGATAGCGTGAAACTTAG ATATGGGCAGAAACCAGAAGATTGTCCTTTCTTATGGCAGCATATGACGGCTTATGTGGAGCAAACAGCACAAATATTTGATGGTGTTCGACTAGACAATTGTCATTCCACCCCGATTCCTGTTGCTGAG TATATGCTTGACGCTGCACGACGAATCCGCCCAGATCTCTATGTTGTCGCAGAATTGTTCACCAATTCCGATCAAAAAGATAACATCTTTGTAAATCGTCTCGGCATCACATCTTTAATAAGAG AAGCTATGTCTGCATGGGACAGTCACGAACAAGGGAGATTAGTATATCGGTACGGAGGAGAGCCGGTTGGAGCATTTCTACAATCACGAAATCGGCCGTTAGTGCCGAGCATAGCCCACGCCCTGTTCATGGATGTGACCCACGACAATCCCAGTCCAGTGGAAAAACGAAGCACCTTTGATCTACTTCCGAGCGCTGCGCTTGTATCGATGGCATGTTGTGCCAGTGGCAGCAATCGCGGATATGACGAATTAGTGCCTCATCAT atACATGTAGTGGATGAGGAAAGGCAATACACTTCTTGGACGCACGATGATATAACGGACAATGTTGAGTTTGTTAACTCGAAAACTGGTATAATTACGGCTAAAAAGGCACTAAACGATCTTCATTACATGCTTGGTCaacaaaaattttcacaa GTATTCGTTGATCAAATGGATACTGACATAGTGGCTGTAACGAGACACTCGCCGACCACTCACGAGAGTGTAGTTCTGGTCACGTTCACGGCATTTAAACATCCAGATTGCAACGCTCACGATCTTCGAAGGCATGTAAAACCACTGAGAGTGGAGGGTATAGTGGAGGAAATTATTTTAGAAGCGTCGCTCTCGCACGTTGATGCCAA AGATGGCAAATCCCCTTTTCTTTCGCAtcagaaatatataaagaatgaAAACTTCATAAATGGATTGTCCGAATATACGTTGAGCCTTAAACAACATATACAGTGCTGCGACTCCACGATAATCGAGAAAGTCGATTCCGGCGATCCTAAGATCACGCAACTCAACTTTGTCAATTTCCAACCCGGTTCCGTTATAGCTATAcg aGTGACTCTCCACGCGAATATAATACCTGCTTTAAGGAAGCTCCAAGACACTATCTCGCAGAttatttcaaatgaaaaatcaGACTTACATGATATAATTTCTCGCATGGATTTCTCGGATTTGAATAAAACCTTGTACAGATGTGACCAAGAAGAACGAGATGAAACCCAAGGCAAATTTGGGGTATACAATGTGCCGGGATATGGACCGTTAGTATATGCTGGATTGCAAG GCATTGTATCCTTACTGGCTGATATTCGTCCGAATAACGATCTAGGACATCCCTTGTGTGTCAATCTTAGACAGGGTAACTGGTTGATAg ATTACGTGTGGCAGCGCTTAAAAGAAGATGACGGCACTAAACCTCTTGGCATGTGGCTTGAGCAAGCGATGAAACCATTCGAGTTAATCCCGAGATACCTTGTGCCAAGTTACTTTGATGTTATAATCGTGAACATTTATAGGATTCTATTGGATCATTGTTACAATTTGATGTCGAA cttTGTTCAGAATGGaactacatttattaaattactgaGTTTGATCTCGGTACAAATGGGTGGCACAGTAAAATCGTCGCAATTGCCGGATTTGTCGCCGAATCTCAGCCCGCCTAAGcctaaaactaaaatttatgaCGGAGTGGCTAAGCAAACGTGTTTAACGTTATCGGCAGGTTTGCCACACTTCGCGACTGGTTATACGAGAAATTGGGGTAGAGATACCTTCATCGCTCTGAGAGGGCTGTTTCTTCTGACAGGCAGGCATGACGAAGCAAGATTCATTATCCTTGGATTCGCCGGTACTTTGCGACATGGCCTGATACCTAATCTACTCGATAAAGGAAGCAATGCGAG ATACAATTGCCGCGACGCTCTATGGTGGTGGCTCTACACCATAAAATGTTACGTCGAAGAAGTCTCTGACGGTGTACATATCCTTTCTGATAAAGTCTCGAGATTGTTCCCAACTGATGATTCGTCAGCTTTGCCAGCGGGGCAACAT GATCAATCGTTGTACGAAGTAATTCAGGAAGCTCTCACAATACATTTTCAAGGTCTCTGCTTCAGAGAGAGAAATGCCGGGAGACAGATCGACGAGCACATGACCGACCGCGGATTTAATAATCAAATCGGCGTTCACCCCGAAACCGGCTTCATATTCGGCGGCAACGATGCCAATTGTGGCACCTGGATGGACAAGATGGGATCTTCCGAAAAAGCTGGTAATAAAGGCAAACCGGCTACTCCGAGAGACGGCTCCGCTGTAGAAATAGTCGGACTGAGCAAATGTGTTCTTAGTTTTTTGGCTGAGTTGTATAAGCAAAATCTTTTCCCGTACGGCAGCGTTCAACGTAAAAGTCGCGACG GTAACGTAATAACTTGGAGTTACAAGCAATGGGCCGACAAAATTCAAGAAAACTTCGAGAAGTACTTTTATGTGAATGAGATTCCCACGCCAGGCGAGTTGAAACCCAATTTGATCCATCGGCGAGGTATAATCAAGGACAGTCACGGAGCGACGCAAGAATGGGCAGATTTTCAGTTACGACCTAACTTTCCGATCGCAATGGTTGTG GCTCCGGAACTGTTTAATCCTCATCATGCTTGGACAGCGCTGAAGAAAGCGGAGGAGCTACTACTAGGACCATTGGGAATGAAGACGCTAGATCCTGCAGATTGGGCGTATAACGGTTATTACGACAATTCCAACGATAGCACCGATACTAAAGTAGCGCAGGGATGGAATTATCATCAGGGGCCT GAATGGATTTGGCCAATAGGATATTTTCTGCGAGCACGTTTGCATTTTGCGTCGTTAATCTACGATAAAGATGAATTACATCGTACGATCGAGTCGACCGAAACTATTATTTCACGACATTTCATCGAAGCGTCCACCAACTATTGGAGAGGCCTTCCTGAGCTCACTAACAAAGACGGAGCTTATTGCGCAGATAGCTGTCGCACCCAAGCGTGGAGCGCTTCAACTATATTAGAG GTACTATACGACTTGCAAAAGCTCAAACGGGAATTGCAATCTGAGCAAATGAAATCCGGGTATTGA